A window of the Gemmatirosa kalamazoonensis genome harbors these coding sequences:
- a CDS encoding class I SAM-dependent methyltransferase, which translates to MTDLRAQFGDIDIYLFDQLLRGRVPSGATVLDAGCGSGRNVVYFLREGYRVSGADVDPDAVDAVRRLAARLAPDADLAPERAFRVEPVEAMSFDDDAADFVISSAVLHFARDEAHFHDMLRGTWRVLRPGGTLFCRVAGRAGLDGQLRPLGGGRFALPDGSERFLTDERMLRDATEALGGELLDPLKTTLVHGRRSMTTWVVRRRP; encoded by the coding sequence GTGACCGACCTCCGCGCCCAGTTCGGCGACATCGACATCTACCTGTTCGACCAGCTCCTGCGCGGCCGCGTGCCCTCCGGCGCGACGGTGCTCGACGCCGGGTGCGGGTCGGGGCGCAACGTCGTGTACTTCTTGCGCGAGGGCTACCGCGTGTCGGGCGCCGACGTCGACCCGGACGCGGTCGACGCGGTGCGGCGGCTCGCCGCGCGACTCGCCCCGGACGCCGACCTCGCGCCGGAGCGGGCGTTCCGCGTCGAGCCGGTGGAGGCGATGAGCTTCGACGACGACGCCGCCGACTTCGTGATCAGCAGCGCGGTGCTGCACTTCGCGCGCGACGAGGCGCACTTCCACGACATGCTGCGCGGCACGTGGCGCGTGCTGCGGCCGGGCGGCACGCTGTTCTGCCGCGTCGCCGGACGGGCGGGGCTCGACGGGCAGCTTCGTCCGCTCGGCGGTGGGCGGTTCGCGCTCCCCGACGGCAGCGAGCGGTTCCTCACGGACGAGCGCATGCTGCGCGACGCCACCGAGGCGTTAGGCGGCGAGCTGCTCGACCCGCTGAAGACGACGCTCGTCCACGGCCGGCGGTCGATGACGACGTGGGTCGTGCGGCGCCGGCCGTGA
- a CDS encoding VOC family protein, with protein MLDIKPCLWFQSQAEDAASFYVSVFPNSRVGSVMRGAPDAPPIAVELVIDGKPVLALNGRPQNGFTDASSFVVTCETQADIDRYWDALTRDGGAEGRCGWLTDRYGVSWQIVPRALGSLLGGSDPAASGRAMQAMLGMGKLDIAALERARATA; from the coding sequence ATGCTCGACATCAAGCCCTGCCTCTGGTTCCAGTCCCAGGCCGAGGACGCCGCGAGCTTCTACGTCTCCGTCTTCCCGAACTCCCGCGTCGGCTCGGTGATGCGCGGCGCCCCGGACGCCCCGCCGATCGCGGTGGAGCTCGTGATCGACGGCAAACCGGTCCTCGCCCTGAACGGTCGGCCTCAGAACGGCTTCACCGACGCCAGCTCGTTCGTCGTCACCTGCGAGACGCAGGCGGACATCGACCGGTACTGGGACGCCCTCACCCGCGACGGCGGCGCCGAGGGGAGGTGCGGCTGGCTCACCGACCGGTACGGGGTCTCCTGGCAGATCGTCCCCCGTGCCCTCGGCTCCCTCCTCGGCGGCTCCGACCCCGCCGCGTCCGGCAGGGCGATGCAGGCGATGCTCGGCATGGGCAAGCTCGACATCGCGGCGCTGGAGCGGGCCCGGGCGACGGCCTAG
- a CDS encoding ABC transporter permease: protein MLLHDLRYAARSLTRARGFTLAVVLTLGLGIGANTAIFSVVRGVLLKPLPHRDGDRLIYLRQSIKGPGGENIAFSVPEINDFRQGAKSLQGVAEYSPLTLTMLRADGTDPVRINVGLVTGNFFQVMGLHTILGRQTNDADDGPKPPPVMVLTYDYWKSHFGGDPKVIGQVVRVEGKPATIVGVAQPAPFFPGRYDALMNMVISEHHVSATMVQGRSHRMTEMIARLAPGVSVEQARTEVATIRRRVQAQFVQDYDPGSGYKVDVLPFREVLGEKARLTLGLLMAAAVFVMIISCANVTNLTLMRGVRREHELVVRAAVGAGTAPLRRLMLAENLLLASAGALLGLVLAFGGVGLLTSFAERYSPRADEIRIDGMVLGFTVAVTLGVALLLSYAPRLPKEGTLGGWVAAGVSRVSGSLRKQRMQRSLVVAQIAVSVVLLAGAGLLTRTMMRLASVDDGLKRGEVLTMEVPLIMGERSDADSRALYQRISDEVQGLPGVQAVGVGSTMPLRSTQFQLDVKAEGRALAAGEAQPHAELRSADPGYFRAAGIPLVAGRDFVATDRDSAARVVVVNKTLAEKFWPGRDPIGQRVAWTGPVLQFIGMKEDQWMTVVGVVADTRDGGLDAEPRNVVFQPFAQTPVFQGGGLVVRTGSVAANLAPNVMRVVRAVAPREPIEHVLTVGQIREESVAPRRLNAALVSSFGILAVIIAAVGIAGVLAFSVSARTTEIGIRMSLGATRSAVHRMVLGEGGVLLVVGLVLGVVGALVVTRLMAGLLFGVSPYDPVTLSVVAVVMAAVGVAACWLPARRAAAIHPTIAIRGR from the coding sequence ATGCTCCTCCACGACCTCCGCTACGCGGCCCGCTCCCTGACGCGCGCCCGGGGTTTCACCCTCGCCGTCGTCCTCACGCTCGGACTCGGCATCGGTGCCAACACCGCCATCTTCAGCGTCGTGCGCGGCGTGCTCCTGAAGCCGCTGCCGCACCGGGACGGCGACCGCCTGATCTACCTGCGGCAGTCCATCAAGGGACCCGGGGGCGAGAACATCGCGTTCTCGGTTCCCGAGATCAACGACTTCCGCCAGGGCGCGAAGTCGCTCCAGGGGGTGGCCGAGTACTCGCCGCTCACGCTGACCATGCTGCGCGCCGACGGCACCGACCCGGTGCGGATCAACGTCGGCCTCGTGACCGGCAACTTCTTCCAGGTCATGGGGCTGCACACGATTCTCGGCCGGCAGACGAACGACGCCGACGACGGCCCGAAGCCACCCCCGGTGATGGTGCTGACCTACGACTACTGGAAGTCGCACTTCGGCGGCGACCCGAAGGTGATCGGCCAGGTGGTGCGCGTGGAGGGGAAGCCGGCGACGATCGTCGGCGTGGCGCAGCCGGCGCCGTTCTTCCCCGGCCGCTACGACGCGCTCATGAACATGGTGATCAGCGAGCACCACGTGAGCGCGACGATGGTGCAGGGCCGCTCGCACCGCATGACCGAGATGATCGCGCGGCTCGCGCCCGGCGTGTCGGTCGAGCAGGCGCGCACCGAGGTGGCGACGATCCGCCGGCGGGTGCAGGCGCAGTTCGTCCAGGACTACGACCCGGGCTCGGGCTACAAGGTGGACGTGCTGCCGTTCCGCGAGGTGCTCGGCGAGAAGGCGCGCCTCACGCTCGGGCTGCTCATGGCGGCGGCGGTGTTCGTCATGATCATCTCGTGCGCGAACGTCACGAACCTCACGCTGATGCGCGGCGTCCGGCGCGAGCACGAGCTCGTGGTGCGCGCCGCGGTCGGTGCCGGCACCGCGCCGCTCCGCCGCCTCATGCTCGCCGAGAACCTGCTGCTCGCCAGCGCCGGTGCGCTGCTGGGCCTCGTGCTCGCGTTCGGCGGCGTCGGCCTGCTCACGAGCTTCGCCGAGCGCTACTCGCCGCGCGCCGACGAGATCCGCATCGACGGCATGGTGCTCGGCTTCACCGTCGCCGTGACGTTGGGCGTCGCGCTGCTGCTGTCGTACGCGCCGCGGCTGCCGAAGGAGGGCACGCTCGGCGGGTGGGTCGCCGCCGGCGTGTCGCGCGTCAGCGGCAGCCTGCGCAAGCAGCGCATGCAGCGCTCGCTCGTCGTCGCGCAGATCGCGGTGTCCGTCGTGCTGCTCGCCGGCGCGGGGCTGCTCACGCGCACGATGATGCGCCTCGCGAGCGTCGACGACGGCTTGAAGCGCGGCGAGGTGCTGACGATGGAGGTGCCGCTCATCATGGGCGAGCGCAGCGACGCCGACTCGCGCGCGCTGTATCAGCGCATCAGCGACGAGGTGCAGGGACTTCCCGGCGTGCAGGCCGTGGGCGTGGGCTCGACGATGCCGCTCCGCTCCACGCAGTTCCAACTCGACGTGAAGGCCGAGGGGCGCGCGCTCGCCGCCGGCGAGGCGCAGCCGCACGCCGAGCTCCGCTCCGCCGACCCGGGCTACTTCCGCGCGGCGGGGATCCCGCTGGTCGCCGGCCGCGACTTCGTGGCGACGGACCGCGACAGCGCGGCGCGCGTCGTCGTGGTGAACAAGACGCTGGCCGAGAAGTTCTGGCCCGGCCGCGACCCGATCGGGCAGCGCGTCGCGTGGACGGGACCGGTGCTGCAGTTCATCGGCATGAAGGAGGACCAGTGGATGACGGTGGTCGGCGTGGTGGCCGACACGCGTGACGGTGGTCTCGACGCCGAGCCGCGCAACGTCGTCTTCCAGCCGTTCGCGCAGACGCCGGTCTTTCAGGGCGGCGGCCTCGTGGTGCGCACCGGCAGCGTCGCGGCGAACCTCGCGCCCAACGTGATGCGCGTCGTCCGCGCCGTCGCGCCGCGCGAGCCGATCGAGCACGTGCTCACTGTCGGGCAGATCCGCGAGGAGAGCGTCGCGCCGCGGCGGCTCAACGCGGCGCTCGTGTCGTCGTTCGGCATCCTCGCCGTCATCATCGCGGCGGTCGGCATCGCGGGCGTGCTCGCGTTCTCGGTGAGCGCGCGCACCACGGAGATCGGCATCCGCATGAGCCTCGGCGCCACGCGCTCCGCGGTGCATCGCATGGTGCTCGGCGAGGGCGGCGTGCTGCTCGTCGTCGGCCTCGTGCTCGGCGTCGTCGGCGCGCTCGTCGTCACGCGGCTGATGGCGGGGCTGCTGTTCGGCGTGTCGCCGTACGATCCGGTGACGCTCTCCGTCGTCGCGGTGGTGATGGCCGCGGTCGGTGTCGCGGCGTGCTGGCTGCCGGCGCGGCGCGCCGCGGCGATCCATCCGACGATCGCGATCCGGGGGCGATGA
- a CDS encoding dihydrofolate reductase family protein: MSKLRLRFSMSLDGYLAGPNQSVSEPLGAGGERLHEWVVALAVWREAHGMTGGIDNESSRIVADSNANVGATIMGRNMFGGHPGPWRADAPWNGWWGDDPPFHHPVFVLTHHPREPLALQGGTTFHFVTDGIESALDQARAAAGGRDVSLGGGASAARQYLAAGLVDEMLVSLVPILLGAGERPFDGLGDDLHGLTLARTVATPDVVHLLFERR; this comes from the coding sequence ATGTCCAAGCTCCGCCTCCGCTTCTCCATGTCGCTCGACGGCTACCTCGCCGGCCCGAACCAGAGCGTGTCCGAACCGTTAGGCGCCGGCGGAGAGCGGCTGCACGAGTGGGTCGTCGCGCTCGCCGTATGGCGCGAGGCGCATGGCATGACGGGTGGGATCGACAACGAGAGCTCGCGCATCGTGGCGGACTCGAACGCGAACGTCGGTGCCACGATCATGGGACGCAACATGTTCGGCGGGCACCCCGGCCCCTGGCGCGCGGACGCCCCGTGGAACGGCTGGTGGGGCGACGACCCGCCGTTCCATCACCCGGTGTTCGTGCTCACGCACCACCCGCGCGAGCCGCTCGCGCTGCAGGGTGGCACCACGTTCCACTTCGTGACCGACGGCATCGAGTCGGCGCTCGACCAGGCCCGCGCGGCGGCCGGCGGCAGGGACGTCTCGCTCGGCGGCGGCGCGAGCGCGGCGCGTCAGTACCTCGCGGCGGGCCTCGTCGACGAGATGCTCGTCAGCCTCGTCCCCATCCTCCTCGGCGCCGGCGAGCGCCCGTTCGACGGACTCGGCGACGACCTCCACGGCCTCACCCTCGCCCGCACCGTCGCGACGCCGGACGTGGTCCATCTGCTATTCGAGCGCCGCTAG
- a CDS encoding DinB family protein has translation MDFDLTDGVAVLERTPAALRTMLAGLPAAWTDATEGPETWSPYVILGHLIHGERADWIPRAQIILAQGADRRFVPFDRLAQFRESEGKSLAQLLDEFASLRAESLRTLAGWRLDDAQLALEGEHPAFGTVTLRQLLATWVAHDLGHIAQTARVMAKQYREAVGPWRAYLPVMDR, from the coding sequence ATGGACTTCGACCTCACCGACGGCGTGGCGGTCCTCGAGCGGACGCCCGCCGCGCTGCGCACGATGCTCGCCGGGCTCCCCGCTGCGTGGACCGATGCGACCGAGGGCCCCGAGACGTGGAGCCCGTACGTCATCCTCGGCCATCTCATCCACGGCGAGCGCGCCGACTGGATCCCGCGTGCGCAGATCATCCTCGCGCAGGGTGCCGACCGCCGCTTCGTGCCGTTCGATCGGCTCGCGCAGTTCCGCGAGAGCGAGGGGAAGTCGCTCGCCCAGCTGCTCGACGAGTTCGCGAGCCTGCGCGCCGAGAGCCTGCGCACGCTCGCCGGCTGGCGCCTCGACGACGCGCAGCTCGCGCTCGAGGGCGAGCACCCCGCGTTCGGCACCGTGACGCTGCGCCAGCTCCTCGCGACGTGGGTGGCGCACGACCTGGGACACATCGCGCAGACGGCGCGCGTGATGGCGAAGCAGTACCGGGAAGCGGTCGGTCCGTGGCGCGCGTATCTGCCGGTGATGGATCGTTAG
- a CDS encoding 5'-methylthioadenosine/adenosylhomocysteine nucleosidase, with product MTRRARLLLLSLGAPVASGAQERRATVAVLGAIPVEVELLRARLQHPVVRTIGGIEFAEGLLAGRRVVVARVGVGKVNAAMTTTLLLEHYRPRRVIFTGVAGALDTTLAPGDLVLGSYAAQHDLGAWDARGMTNATNDSATAITSNPVRFPGDTLLLRVARTVAGARTGWHVREGGVLTGDVFLANDSVRRDLRRRFPDALAVEMEGAAVAQVCWQQGRVPLLVVRSISDGAGAKARETFAQFVRRAAERSSELVTRIVAGVPASR from the coding sequence ATGACGCGCCGCGCGCGGCTGCTCCTGCTCTCGTTAGGCGCCCCCGTCGCGTCCGGCGCCCAGGAGCGCCGGGCCACGGTCGCCGTGCTCGGCGCCATCCCGGTGGAGGTGGAGCTGCTGCGCGCGCGGCTCCAGCACCCGGTCGTGCGCACGATCGGCGGGATCGAGTTCGCCGAGGGGCTGCTCGCCGGCCGCCGCGTCGTCGTGGCGCGCGTCGGCGTCGGCAAGGTGAACGCGGCGATGACGACGACGCTGCTCCTCGAGCACTACCGTCCGCGGCGCGTGATCTTCACCGGCGTCGCCGGCGCGCTCGACACCACGCTCGCGCCGGGCGACCTGGTGCTCGGCAGCTACGCCGCACAGCACGACCTCGGCGCGTGGGACGCGCGCGGCATGACGAACGCCACGAACGACTCGGCCACGGCGATCACGAGCAACCCCGTGCGCTTCCCGGGCGACACGCTGCTGCTCCGCGTCGCGCGCACGGTGGCCGGCGCGCGCACCGGGTGGCACGTGCGCGAGGGCGGCGTGCTCACGGGCGACGTGTTCCTCGCGAACGACTCCGTGCGCCGCGACCTGCGGCGCCGCTTCCCCGACGCGCTCGCCGTGGAGATGGAGGGCGCCGCGGTCGCGCAGGTGTGCTGGCAGCAGGGCCGCGTGCCGCTGCTCGTGGTGCGCAGCATCAGCGACGGCGCGGGCGCGAAGGCGCGCGAGACGTTCGCCCAGTTCGTGCGCCGCGCCGCCGAGCGGTCGAGCGAGCTCGTGACGCGCATCGTGGCCGGGGTGCCGGCGTCGCGTTGA
- a CDS encoding nitroreductase family protein, which yields MRTSDAIQSRRSIKRFTDRPVTRGEIETLLAAATQAPNHRLTNPWRFYVLGPEARHAYGVALGDRKARKIEDPEKARATRETVAGEHRALPAMIAVAVVQNENPEIREEDYAAAMMAVQTIALTAVELGLGTHIKSGAVMDDPAARAAIGVRDGERIVALINVGEPAEVPPPKPRTPAAEHTVWLP from the coding sequence ATGCGAACCTCAGACGCCATCCAGTCCCGCCGCTCCATCAAGCGCTTCACCGACCGCCCCGTCACGCGCGGGGAGATCGAGACGCTCCTCGCCGCCGCGACGCAGGCGCCGAACCATCGGCTCACGAACCCGTGGCGCTTCTACGTCCTCGGCCCCGAGGCGCGCCACGCGTACGGCGTCGCGCTCGGCGACCGCAAGGCGCGCAAGATCGAGGACCCCGAGAAGGCCCGCGCCACCCGCGAGACCGTCGCCGGCGAGCACCGCGCGCTCCCGGCGATGATCGCCGTGGCCGTGGTGCAGAACGAGAACCCCGAGATCCGGGAGGAGGACTATGCCGCGGCGATGATGGCCGTGCAGACCATCGCGCTCACCGCCGTGGAGCTCGGCCTCGGCACCCACATCAAGTCCGGCGCGGTGATGGACGACCCGGCGGCCCGGGCCGCGATCGGCGTCCGCGACGGCGAGCGGATCGTCGCCCTGATCAACGTCGGCGAGCCGGCCGAGGTGCCCCCGCCGAAGCCGCGCACACCCGCGGCCGAGCACACGGTCTGGCTGCCGTAG
- a CDS encoding LptF/LptG family permease produces the protein MRSRFRLGHALDRYVLGEFARVFVPTALGFPVLVFVMDLLQNLDKYLGRRIPKADLALSYVYWLPDTMFNVLPAAVLFATVFTIGAVTRHSEITAAKASGISFYRFILPIFAGASFAMALDLGLGEIAPRWNETRLALIKETRSSEGNVRTRFAYAGENGRVYKAAQLVVDSGSMIVVEIERKGTGPDYPTALVAANDARWRVPRGWMLRRGTLHLMPSDTVDAAFAFDSLVDRQMRERPRDLMLTPKAPEDMDYAELGRFIAAQARSGADVNALRVSRMLKITIPVTCVIILLFGAPLATSTQRGGAAFGVGLSLGTTVIFLVLIQLTRAIGGKGLVVPEVAAWIPSAIFGFTGLILLARTRT, from the coding sequence ATGCGCTCCCGCTTCCGCCTCGGCCACGCGCTCGACCGCTACGTGCTCGGCGAGTTCGCGCGCGTCTTCGTGCCGACCGCGCTCGGCTTTCCGGTGCTCGTCTTCGTCATGGACCTGCTCCAGAACCTGGACAAGTACCTCGGCCGCCGCATCCCGAAGGCCGACCTCGCGCTGAGCTACGTGTACTGGCTGCCGGACACGATGTTCAACGTACTGCCGGCGGCGGTGCTGTTCGCGACGGTGTTCACGATCGGCGCCGTCACGCGCCACTCCGAGATCACTGCGGCGAAGGCGAGCGGCATCAGCTTCTACCGCTTCATCCTGCCGATCTTCGCCGGCGCGTCGTTCGCCATGGCGCTCGACCTCGGACTCGGCGAGATCGCGCCGCGGTGGAACGAGACGCGGCTCGCGCTCATCAAGGAGACGCGCTCCTCCGAGGGCAACGTGCGCACGCGGTTCGCGTACGCGGGCGAGAACGGGCGCGTGTACAAGGCCGCGCAGCTGGTCGTCGACTCGGGCTCCATGATCGTCGTCGAGATCGAGCGCAAGGGCACGGGCCCCGACTACCCGACGGCGCTCGTCGCGGCGAACGACGCGCGCTGGCGCGTGCCCCGCGGGTGGATGCTGCGCCGCGGCACGCTGCACCTGATGCCGAGCGACACCGTCGACGCGGCGTTCGCGTTCGACTCGCTCGTCGATCGGCAGATGCGCGAGCGGCCGCGCGACCTGATGCTGACGCCGAAGGCGCCGGAGGACATGGACTACGCGGAGCTGGGCCGCTTCATCGCCGCCCAGGCCCGCTCCGGCGCCGACGTGAATGCGCTGCGCGTCAGCCGGATGCTGAAGATCACCATCCCGGTGACCTGCGTGATCATCCTGCTCTTCGGCGCCCCCCTCGCCACGAGCACCCAGCGCGGCGGCGCGGCGTTCGGCGTCGGGCTCTCGCTCGGCACCACGGTCATCTTCCTCGTCCTCATCCAGCTCACCCGCGCCATCGGCGGCAAGGGCCTCGTCGTCCCCGAAGTCGCCGCCTGGATCCCCAGCGCCATCTTCGGATTCACCGGGTTGATCCTCCTCGCGCGGACGCGAACGTGA
- a CDS encoding class I SAM-dependent methyltransferase, with protein sequence MPQTLHTTAGDIPLDEYRLRLNGREWRVLHTGQVLSFEDEQRFLGEERARVPYGVVLWPAAIALAHEVASRGDAMRGARVLELGAGTGLPGIVAASLGARVVQTDKQSVALSVCRDNGARNGAAGIEYRTADWAAWDDAARYDVILGADVTYGDAMHPHLRQIFETNLAPGGRVLLSDPFRPFSYRFLESLDADGWTITFSRWRVGEERAPRAIAVYELTPPR encoded by the coding sequence ATGCCGCAGACGCTTCACACCACCGCCGGCGACATCCCCCTCGACGAGTACCGGCTGCGGCTGAACGGCCGCGAGTGGCGCGTGCTCCACACCGGCCAGGTGCTGTCGTTCGAGGACGAGCAGCGGTTCCTCGGCGAGGAGCGCGCGCGTGTCCCGTACGGCGTCGTGCTGTGGCCCGCCGCGATCGCGCTCGCGCACGAGGTAGCGTCGCGCGGCGACGCGATGCGCGGCGCGCGGGTGCTGGAGCTCGGCGCGGGCACGGGGCTGCCGGGGATCGTCGCCGCGTCGCTCGGCGCGCGCGTCGTGCAGACCGACAAGCAGTCGGTCGCGCTCTCGGTCTGCCGCGACAACGGCGCGCGCAACGGCGCCGCGGGAATCGAGTACCGCACCGCCGATTGGGCCGCGTGGGACGACGCCGCGCGCTACGACGTCATCCTCGGCGCGGACGTCACCTACGGCGACGCGATGCATCCGCACCTGCGGCAGATCTTCGAGACGAACCTCGCCCCCGGCGGACGCGTGCTGCTGTCCGACCCGTTCCGGCCGTTCAGCTACCGCTTCCTCGAGTCGCTCGACGCCGACGGCTGGACGATCACGTTCAGCAGGTGGCGCGTCGGCGAGGAGCGCGCGCCGCGGGCGATCGCCGTCTACGAGCTGACGCCGCCGCGATGA
- a CDS encoding DUF488 family protein, with translation MARVSAGDGSLGVHGTELAAAPATVWTIGHSTRPIEEFRDALAAYDIELVADVRRFPGSRRLPQFAGPALEAALAERGVAYRWMEALGGRRRPDPDSPNTGWRHAAFRAYADYVATEPFADGLFELLMLSGGLRTAVMCAEVLWWRCHRRLVADVLTWLGIRVVHIRDARVSELHRLTAPARVVRGRLTYEPE, from the coding sequence GTGGCGCGCGTATCTGCCGGTGATGGATCGTTAGGCGTGCACGGCACGGAGCTCGCCGCCGCGCCGGCGACGGTGTGGACGATCGGCCACTCCACGCGCCCGATCGAGGAGTTCCGCGACGCGCTCGCCGCATACGACATCGAGCTCGTCGCCGACGTGCGCCGCTTCCCAGGCTCGCGACGCCTGCCGCAGTTCGCCGGCCCCGCGCTGGAGGCGGCGCTCGCCGAGCGCGGCGTCGCGTACCGATGGATGGAAGCGTTAGGCGGCCGGCGTCGTCCGGATCCCGACTCGCCGAACACCGGCTGGCGCCACGCCGCGTTCCGCGCCTACGCCGACTACGTCGCCACCGAGCCGTTCGCCGACGGGCTGTTCGAGCTGCTGATGCTCTCGGGTGGTCTCCGCACCGCCGTGATGTGCGCCGAGGTGCTGTGGTGGCGCTGCCATCGTCGACTCGTCGCCGACGTGCTCACGTGGCTCGGCATCCGGGTCGTGCACATCCGCGACGCACGCGTGAGCGAGCTGCACCGTCTCACCGCGCCGGCCCGCGTCGTTCGCGGCCGGCTCACCTACGAGCCCGAGTGA
- a CDS encoding GNAT family N-acetyltransferase has translation MTLPTLGTERLLLRPFVESDAAAVERLAGAREVADTTLHIPHPYPAGGGAWWIGTHASAWEEGAGLTLAIVAREAPDALLGTMGISIVREHARGELGYWIGAHAWGRGYATEAARAMTAYAFDTLRLHRVQARHFTRNPASGRVMQKLGMRLEGVHREAYLRWERFEDVAVYGILAAEWPPTA, from the coding sequence ATGACGCTGCCCACGCTCGGCACCGAGCGCCTGCTCCTGCGTCCGTTCGTCGAGTCCGACGCGGCCGCGGTGGAGCGGCTGGCGGGCGCGCGCGAGGTGGCCGACACGACGCTCCACATCCCGCACCCGTACCCGGCCGGCGGCGGCGCGTGGTGGATCGGCACGCACGCGTCCGCATGGGAGGAGGGCGCCGGCCTCACGCTCGCCATCGTCGCGCGCGAGGCGCCCGACGCGCTGCTCGGCACGATGGGCATCTCGATCGTGCGCGAGCACGCACGGGGAGAGCTCGGGTACTGGATCGGCGCGCACGCGTGGGGGCGCGGCTACGCGACGGAGGCGGCGCGTGCCATGACGGCGTACGCGTTCGACACGCTTCGCCTGCACCGCGTGCAGGCGCGGCACTTCACCCGCAACCCGGCGTCGGGTCGCGTGATGCAGAAGCTCGGCATGCGCCTCGAGGGCGTCCACCGCGAGGCGTACCTGCGATGGGAGCGGTTCGAGGACGTCGCGGTGTACGGCATCCTGGCGGCAGAGTGGCCTCCGACGGCGTGA
- a CDS encoding dimethylarginine dimethylaminohydrolase family protein — MSARVVAFTREVPRTIAECELTHVAREPIDVAAARAEHAAYERALADARCEVRRLADDDDHPDAVFVEDTAVVLDELAVLARPGAASRRGEIDTVADALGTLRPLARIDAPATLDGGDVLRVGRRIWVGVGGRTSAEGAAQLRAHAAPLGYDVRAVATRGCLHLKSAVTAVADDLLLVNPDWVDADVFGLRTLAVDPAEPFAANALLVSGRVLHGAHFARTRRRLEAAGVRVVPVPAEELAKAEGGVTCGSILVTVP; from the coding sequence GTGAGCGCGCGCGTCGTCGCCTTCACGCGCGAGGTGCCGCGCACGATCGCCGAGTGCGAGCTGACGCACGTCGCGCGCGAGCCGATCGACGTCGCGGCCGCGCGAGCCGAGCACGCGGCGTACGAGCGCGCGCTCGCGGACGCGCGGTGCGAGGTGCGCCGCCTGGCGGACGACGACGATCATCCGGACGCGGTGTTCGTCGAGGACACCGCGGTGGTGCTCGACGAGCTCGCGGTGCTCGCCCGCCCTGGTGCGGCGTCGCGGCGCGGCGAGATCGACACCGTGGCCGACGCGTTGGGCACGCTCCGCCCGCTCGCGCGCATCGACGCGCCGGCCACGCTCGACGGCGGCGACGTGCTGCGCGTGGGGCGCCGGATCTGGGTCGGTGTCGGCGGACGCACGAGCGCCGAGGGCGCCGCGCAGCTTCGCGCGCACGCGGCGCCGCTCGGCTACGACGTACGCGCCGTGGCGACGCGCGGCTGCCTGCACCTCAAGAGCGCCGTCACCGCGGTCGCCGACGATCTGCTGCTCGTCAATCCCGACTGGGTCGACGCCGACGTCTTCGGCCTGCGCACGCTCGCCGTCGATCCCGCCGAGCCGTTCGCGGCGAACGCGCTGCTCGTGAGCGGACGCGTGCTGCACGGCGCGCACTTCGCGCGCACGCGGCGCCGGCTCGAAGCGGCGGGCGTGCGCGTGGTCCCGGTGCCCGCGGAGGAGCTGGCGAAGGCGGAAGGCGGCGTGACCTGCGGATCCATCCTCGTGACCGTCCCATGA
- a CDS encoding GNAT family N-acetyltransferase, which translates to MTVLETERLALRRLTADDAPFLLELLNDPAFLRFIGDRGVRTLDDARAYVERGPAASYEQHGFGLYRVARREDDMPVGMCGLLKRDALEHADLGYAFLPAHRGLGYARESAAAVVAHARRDLGLGRLLAITSPDNDASIRVLEKLGFRFERVTKLSDDAHEVKLFALEAPSAAEHAEKNGDPP; encoded by the coding sequence GTGACCGTGCTGGAGACCGAGCGGCTCGCGCTGCGACGGCTCACGGCGGACGACGCGCCGTTCCTGCTCGAGCTGCTGAACGACCCGGCGTTCCTGCGCTTCATCGGCGATCGCGGCGTGCGCACGCTCGACGATGCGCGCGCCTACGTCGAGCGCGGCCCCGCGGCGAGCTACGAGCAGCACGGCTTCGGGCTCTATCGCGTCGCCCGGCGCGAGGACGACATGCCGGTGGGAATGTGCGGTCTGCTGAAGCGCGACGCGCTGGAGCACGCGGACCTCGGCTACGCGTTCCTCCCCGCGCACCGCGGGCTCGGCTACGCGCGCGAGTCGGCCGCCGCCGTGGTGGCGCACGCGCGGCGCGACCTCGGGCTCGGTCGGCTGCTCGCGATCACGTCGCCGGACAACGACGCGTCGATCCGCGTGCTCGAGAAGCTCGGCTTCCGTTTCGAGCGCGTGACGAAGCTCTCCGACGACGCGCACGAGGTGAAGCTGTTCGCGCTGGAGGCGCCGTCGGCCGCAGAGCACGCAGAGAAGAACGGTGATCCCCCGTGA